The DNA window ctagctatcactctgttgaacagacaaccttcattcaacttacaatactgatgATACACTCAAGTAATACAGTAAATTAACGCTCAGTTAGGCTTAGTGAATTACAAAGTAATCTTAGAAAGAGAGTAAACACAAAGCTTAATAATTCGTAATTCGTGTAGAGATTAGAGAACCGAGAGCCGAGAGATTGAGAGATTCGCCGTTTTACTCTGAtcaccttttatattgaagtTGTAGCAACGATCAAATTCTTCTCTTAGATACGTGTCAACTTTCTGTTAGATGTACGCCAGATATACGGGATCGTACACAAGAATATATTTGTTGGATCGTGGCGTACCGGATTGTACCGTAGAATATTCTGTAGCACGTGATGTACTAGAAGGTACAACGCGGGCTAAAGAAATAATTGAGTACTTGACAGTTAAGCGTATTGAGCTGACTTGGCAGACGACTGATGACGAACACTACTGTTTGTTATGTTTATCAGATTAAGCAGATAGACAGACGCTTCTTCaaacggctgctgaagcaaggcgtctactCACGATTCTTCAGACTAGGACAACTGTTGAAGTGatacgtctgctcgcgcttcttcagactagggCATCTGTTGAAATAAGACTAGACGtcttaattttaacattaagaTTCATCATCGGTCAAGTGTTGTTTTAAgaattttgattttagtttCGACTTGTGCTGAAtctatttattcttaaaataattaaaataagtgcgaacgaaatttatttttaaggttttaaaatgcAAGATGACCGAAAGGGTTAGATATTAGGCTTGTTTTTATGGTTTTCGgttttgatttgaaaaataaataaataaaaaaccttttgtttctttttattgttttttttgttatatatgttaggatttgtatctcccaaatcctaccagcttgaaaacaatctgtaaaaacacaagaaagaagaacacaagaacacacagatttatagtggttcactcaaattgagctacatccacttcagccaccaccagatttactatgaagaagaagaagaaatacagagtttttgcctcacactttatctctctggAATTCTATCTccacaatgtaaacccttaataattacatatttatagggtaaacattcaggtaataaagctaaataactttggtaaggcccaagcccaaaaccaaaaaagataaacccaataaactctaattaacaatgtagagtttattataagtgtaggcttcataactcaacaatcttccacttggagactaacttcatcatctctcgatcggtagtggctttccattcggtttcttaacgaagaagaccaactgaagttgcacacaacttcagtttcacatttgtcacagttttcgtcaacatatcagctggattctcactcccgggaatcttctcaagagctaatactccatcttctaaagctggccggatgaaatgataacgaacctgtatatgcttcgtcctgccatgataaacaggattctttgccaaatgaatggcactctaactgtcgcatcgcaacacacttccctcgtagtcttgacccaattctcgcaaaaagggttgtaaccacatcatctccttagcagcttctgtcacagcaacatactctgcctcacaactagaaagagcaacaatcttctgcaattttgaaacccaactgattgcagtacctcccagagtataaatgtaccctgttgtgctcttcttactatcaacatcaccaccattgtcagcatcaacatatccttccaaacccatattagactttcgaaaacacaaagcaagacccgtacttcctcttaagtattgtagtatccactttactgcttcctaatgttgtctacccggattgcttatgaatctgctaacaactcccactacatgtgctatgtctggtcttgtgcaaaccatcgcatacataatacaaccaatggcagaggcatacggaacagttgtcatgtaatttttctcctcctttgttgaaggcgactgatctttagatagtctgaagtgactaactaagggggtagtaactggtttttcatcatacaagttgaacctgctaagaactttcttcacatattcttcttgtgaaagcttgagaacttcttcatccctgaaaattctcatcccaaggatttgttttgcagcacccaaatccttcattgcagactcccacttaactgattcatcaCACTGTTTTGCTttctcataacattcaggttcacctctatctgtcaacaagatatagttcagagatggagaccatcTCTCAACTGATTTTCGAtttcttgacgatcttctcaactgtataactggtgtttgctgatttatcTCTGGGGCCacattctcaacgatttcatctttaacaacacattgttcttcttcgacaactggtatatattcagctgaaaattctctcaaatcgactgtaccagtctcttccaacttggaatcaccatctgatgtcttcccaacacaatctttgtagagaacctgttcattgaagataacatttctgctacgaatgatcttccaattttgattatcccagaaacgataaccaaactcgatatcaccataaccaatgaaaaaacatttattagactttggatcaagcttgctcctatcacattcattaatatgaacatatgataaacaaccaaacactttcaaataagaaaggtttaccttttattgctccaagcttcttcaggaattctgaattcaagaggaacagagggtcccctgtttatcaaataggcagcagtattaatagcttctgcccagaaggttttaggcagccctgcatgcaatctcatgcttctagcacgctcgttcaatgttcgattcattctttcagctactccattctcttgaggcgttcggggaacagtcttcaccatactgatctcaATCAAAGCataatactctttgaaatctgaattgatatattcacctccgttgtcggatctcaagcacttaactttctgatttgtttcattttcaaccaaagccttccacttcttaaaaataacaaatacttcagacttgtgcttcataaagtaaactcatacttttcttgttgaatcatctataaaagtcacatagtagtatgatccgccaatagaagaaacaggtgcaggtccccacacatcagtgtgtaccaactctagtctttctttcttgagctccttcccagtttttaagaaactcacccgtttttgttttccaagaatgcagttttcgcataactgatgttcaacagacttcagttctagaatctgtccattcttcaaaagaattttcatccctttttcactcatatggcccaacctgcaatgccacaactcactgttcttcgagtcatcaactacaacatcaactgtttctctgcaagttgaagtcgtgtataacgttccagttttgtgacctcgagcaacaacaattgctcctttagtcaccttccacgcaccatttccacaattgaaattgtgaccttcttcatcaagttgtgtaacagaaatcagattgcgcattaaacctggaatgtgtctcaccttagtaatcttccaaacagaaccatttgccatcttcaatttgatgtcaccaatgccaacaatatccagtggctcaccatctgcgagataaactttcccacactTTCCAGCCACATagttctccattaattctttgtgagcagtggtgtggaaagacgctcctgagtccaaaacccatgaatctatcgggctatcaacagacagaagtaatgCATCAGTGACAAATTCTGTAACAAGGTTggttgcatcatttttatcatcaccatttttcttcggtgctttgcagttcctctttaaatgaccctgtttaccacaattctagcactcaaatgtccgcccagacttggactgactcctcctactCCTTGACATaaatctgctcttacctcggttgaaatttctatcattacctcttcccctgttttccacattcagagcagaacctttgaatgtttcaccagaatcaattttacgaaccttttcagcaagaatacgatctctaacttcaacaaatttcagtttagcatttccaactgaattactaattgctgccctcataggttcccagctatttggtagagatgctaacaaaatcagggcactaacttcatccccaaaatcaatctcaacagatagcaattgattcacaattgtattgaattcattcaaatgagtagtgacagaagtaccatcaaccattcttaagtaaaagagtcttttcattaagtgtaccttgttgttagcagatggtttctcatacatatcagaaagagctttcatcagacccatggtggtattctcctttgctacattgtgagcaactgtcttggctagcgtcaatcggacaactcccaaaacttgtctatcaaggagtttccattcagcttcatccatcttctctggtttctcactcaaaggaacatgaagcttctttccatagagataatcttcaatctgcattctccagaaggcataatctgtcccatcaaatcttccaatcccatgtcctatatactattctcacttgccattgtttccaatgctcagatctagcctagctgctctgataccagttgttaggatttgtatctcccaaatcctaccagcttgaaaacaatctgtaaaaaacacaagaaagaagaacacaagaacacacagatttatagtggttcactcaaattgagctacatccacttcagccaccaccagatttactatgaagaagaaggaatacagagtttttgcctcacactttatctctctgaAATTCTATCTccacaatgtaaacccttaataattacatatttatagggtaaacattcaggtaataaacctaaataactttggtcaggcccaagctcaaaaccaaaaagataaacccaataaactctaattaacaatgtagagtttattataagtgtaggttCAATAACTCAACAATATAACATTCATATTTAGAAGATCatgtacaaattaaaaaataagccAAGCAATACCATAATTTagaacatgaaaaaaaaaattgtgataggcaaattcaaattaaaatgcaaAGAAGAGAGAATAAAAGAGCTTACTCTTGATTTCCTAAGGGAATTTTGGTTGTGGGAAAATTTTGGCAGCCTAGGGGCGTGAGCCAAAAGATTCAAGGTCTTTTTTTCTAATGATCTTGGATAGTATTTATAGGCAACGTTGGAAGAATTTAGAGACTCTACCTTGCCCATTACCTggagattaattttttaattttattttttaaactaaaataaacaaGTCATtcctcctttttttttttttctcaagttCATAAGTCGGGTCGCATCACCGGTCGGATCCCTTAGTTGGATCTTTGCCCTGACTTTGGGTTAaccttgaaaaataaattaatatttcgaAATTGTCCATTTCACCTATGCATTTTGATTCGTCTTGATGGATCTAGCTTCTTGATGGTTCTTAcgtcttctttccttttggaTCTTGCCCCAAGGTTTTTTCTTAGAATCactataagatttttttaattaaaaaaacaaattattaattaagagataaaaaattaaaatgacaaacagtaatatttgaaattttaagtatttaatatttcaacTGTTTTGATAATATCTAAAACTAATATGTAACAAATATATCTAGACTATTATACCCTTATATATTActcatattagttaataaacttaatataatatattgaggtatataatttaacatattaaataaaaaagaattaaaataaatattatattttattaactagtatatattaaattataatttgttaaagtaatatatatatatatatttctcttattttttattttataattaatttagatataattatatttttattcgataatgtttatatatatataaataaaagagactaacgaatatatgtatataagagataataaaaagtttttgtttattaattgagaaaaaaattgaaaaattaatatgactttatatatatatatataaataaatataagagataatatatatatttctcttattttttattttataactagttttagatatcttatttttattcgataatgtttgaaaatataatctcatacaaaataattaaatgaattatgacaaggaaaataaaaagagagaaaaaatggaaaagtaatacaaatttataatatataatagtaattttattaaatttaaaaggataTATCGGtctttttgatgattttatttttagattagcGCATTAAACTTTTTCCctcttttaaaataagattcATATTTgagcttattatttttaacgtgtaaatataataaataattttaaataaatctttaatatattgaattaagtGATAAGTCAATTATCAAACACATTTAAAATGCAACTTATgtatctaaaaatatttaatttcttaattaatccaattaaataaattaatctaacttaatctaattaaataaaaaaacagctaaactaatcaaaaatattttataaaataaatcgtaacatatatattatttatattttggtattttattattttttttaaatatccaatataattaattgaataataccttgaatattctaaatataataacatatataagtgttataatttagacaaattattaccttaattattaaaatctaaaatcgAATTTTCTTagaaaactcaattgttctaagaAATAATCGCTCTTTTAAAATGTTCGTGCAAAAAGCCTGttaatgaatttgaaattaGTATAGGATTGaatttattaaagtataaagtataaaattgggggtgaaaatgagtgtctacaatattaaatgatataatttatagatatattttttaaatgttgtcaaatattttttttcttagaacGCTGAGTTCCGCTTCCCCTTTAAAGTGTGACTAATTCCCGGAGTTTAAACACATAATCTGTCAACATACTTAATGGAAACATAATATTTGACTTTGATGGGTGGAATTTGATGGGTGGAAGGTTTAAGCTCATTCATTAAtgatgactatttttttttttcagattaaaATTTAGTTGGttgaaaatatcaaacattGAAACATTAAACTTTCTTATAAAACTATATAACTAGTAttgattttagtttgtttttacattattattgcTAGAATTTGAGAATAATTATTATTGGAACAACGCAGTGATTAATTACATTAGTATGaacatatttaataatagtTTGTTTTCCTGTTTttattatgagaaatgatagaTGACCAATTCTCCAACAGTAGTAACTCCCACATGCGTCTCTCCCTCTTCTCACATGAGATTTTGATTAAACCCTAAACTTTAAACCCTAACATTCTCTCTATCTCgcctcttcctcttcccttaTGGCCTCCGAGTTTTGTAGAATTTTCAAAGGAGTTtaggggaaggggaaggggaaaactaagatttgatcaaaatcgtatgtgaaaaaaaattgttgttttattttttattttaaaaaaatatatatttcacatGGCATGTCATTTGGGAGTCTCTGGCGGAGTCGCTCCatctatcatttctctttaatcatttagttaataaattgcGCCGGTTGTCGTGTCTcgatataaatttaattcaggGCGTGACAATTAAGATTTAGATTTGTAATAAGGATTTCATTCACTAGATAATATAAATGTTGAAGGGATAAAGAATGTGTGTAAACATAGAAAATGAGAACAAACCTagtaacctaaaatcaaatgtACAAACAACGAGCAAATAAAGTAATCTTAATATTTAGGGTAAAACAACCTCAATTATTAGGACAATAACACACAACAAACATAAATTGGAGACACACATTCTCCTTAAACAATCCTTGTTCAAAAACTCATTAGTCTCATTCATCCTCATTTATATATCATATGAAAGATGTTTATTACTAGGATTTTCCATGTCATATCATCATGGTTGTTGTTTATAAAAAACAACAATAGGGCTCCTCACTATGTTTCTGGGACCTATCCAGCTCAAAGATGCGGAAACCAAGCTCACTCCATCAATTATTCCCTCAACAAACATAGTGAATGGTAAAGTTTGTCCAACACTAGAGAAAGTAAGTGTTTCGGGAACCACTCTTATTTTTAGTGACGGTGGAGCCGAAATCATAGCTTTGTAAACAAATGACGATCCCACATTTGTAACTTTTCTAGTCATGTTGACATTAAATCGAGCAGAAGGATAAACACGGATAGCAAATGAAGGTATGTTCAAATTTAAAGAATCTATACTCCCGTAATCGGTGCAAGAAGTATAGTAGTCACCTGTAACAAGACGCAATTGCTCCTTTGTGTAGCCTTGCCCACACAAGAACTGCACATATTCAACTATTTTTGTATCATACACAAGGCCGGGATTAATGGCACTTGCAGGGTTTATGAGACCTGCTCCGTAAGCAAATTCTGCATCAGGAGTTGCTGTTTCACTCATCTTGAAGGCtgtaaaagaattattttaaatttaacgaTTGTATAGGATGAGAAGTATTTTGATAatgtttcttaaataattaataatatatatacttgtggTCATAAGGGCCGATCTTATAGCAGCCGGAGACCACGATGGATGGAAAGATTTGACATAAGCGGCCGCAGCAGCAACGTGTGCACATGCGATTGAAGTACCAAATAAGATGTTATATGATGACCTTCTCTTATCTACCTCTTCCCTAGTAGGAGCATTCACTGGTGTCCATGCTGCCAAGATTTGAACACCAGGCGCACACAAATCGGGCTACAAGATAAGGAGAAAATTCGTATGATTTATTGTAAGATAAATATAATGGTAATTGTTAACTTGAACTAGATTCCACTtatttcaaaatgatttttatgGATTAAAAGATTCTACAACTAAAGTTGAATAACAATTTCTTTCCATTATGGGTTGGAGATACTGAAACTATATCATATTGTTCTAAAATTGACATTATACGAGGTTTGATATGCAAAACTGATAGATTAGACTTGACCGGAGATCTTTTTGTCATATTATAGAATTTTTGcacacattaattattttttatttgtttttctctccaccgttatgttttttttcttttatacttAAACGCTTATCAATTTCATAGTATTATTAAATGTAccattaaaaatgtaaaattaagaaaatgtaAAGACTAAGTGAAAAATCTATCAAACCTTGAGTATGTGATCTGATATAGGATTTGGTCCCCTAGATGAGAAGGATCCAATATATGGCGTTGAAGAATCAAAACCCTTATTACTCTTCAATATGCTTGCAGTTGGATTActgcttaataataataaaaatcaataaatgaacaaaatcataatatacatataattttagaACAACTTAAATAGTGCATATACATATACCTTGATGACATAAAATAGTTCCTCGCTTGGATGTCCCCATTCCCGGTAATATAAGTTGTGGGGAGGACATACGCTTCACAGTCCTCTCTTCGAGGACCTCGTATCACCATACCAGTTGCACCAACAGAAAGAGCTTCGACTCCTAAATTATATTCCTCACAAATGACAATTTTTCCCTTTACCAATGTAGTATCGAGTGAGTTTTTTCTGCACATTCTGTAGTTAAGACCAACCAATAAGACTGTTAAACAAAAGATTTGATtgacaagtttatatatataaacttaagaataATGTTACAAATATTAGAATCAttgtgtatataatatattacccAGCTGCTTCCCTAGAAGCATTCATTCTTTTATTTGGCACATCAGCACCATACACCATAGGGTAGACACGAGTTTGATTAAACATGTTTATTGAAACTCCCTGTGTTAGTGAAAcgaataaaaatcattatatttacgcgcgttttgtttaaacaaaatgaaatggTAGTGAAAGACTTTAATTTTACCGTAACAACCGCACCATTACCCATGTGCAAATTGGTAAAATAATTCCGATCAATAGTGCTTGCTGCGACGGTTATTGCCCAAGGAAAAACATTCATTACACTCCAAGGTTTTGGACCCCTATTTCCAGCCGGCACTAAGGTTAAAATTCCATGTCTCATTGCTTTAAAACTCCCAATAGATAAAGCATCCATAAAATAGTTTCTAGAATTTTCATCTCCCATAGAAATCGATATTATGTCGACGCCATCTTTGACGGCATCGGCGAATGCTGCAATGACGTCGACGTCATCGCAACCAGAGGACCAACATACTTTATATACGGCAATCCGCGAAGATGGGACACCTCCTCGAGCTGTACCACTACCTAGACCAAAAAAACTTGCTGAATTATCAATGTTGCCTGCAATTATTGAGGCCATATGAGTTCCATGACCATCGGTGTCTCTTGGAGATAGAACATCCTTTGTGGAGAAGTGACCATTCTTATTGTAATACCTTGCTCCAATGATTTTGCTGCATTCAATCataatatgttattaaatttaattaaatattgtttaaatcaatattaatttttaaataaactaattatttcaCGCATATTCAAATTTATGTCTTACTTGTTACAAGTGAAATTAGTTAGTCCCCTACATGAACCTTTCCATTTTGTTGGTGGAGACCCGAATCCTGCAGCACTAAAGGATTTTGACTCTGGCCATATTCCCGAATCTATTATTCCAACAATGATGTTGCTCTCAActgttttttctcttttaattgtTTGCGGAAATTTTATGAAGTCCCATGATCTTGTCGTGAgcatataattttttctatttggAAACACTGACACAACTTCTTTCATtgctgataattaattaaatcaaagcatttaattaatatatgtatgtGATTTAATAAGAGAATTTATAAGTTCTTGAGAAGTTATTGATCATCTTACAAGATATTCGTTGAACTTCGTCGTTCTTTAATAGAGCAAGAAAACAATTGAAACTATTCTTGTAACTGTAAATAATTGTTGCAGAAGAATTTCTGttcaagacaaaaaaaaataaacttcaatataagtaaacaataatattatcaaatattttaatcgaatatttgattttttgtattaataactaaaaatgagaagaaaagaaattgtttaaaaaacatGACATTAGTGATATATTACGGGCCAAGAGCATTTTTTAGAAATCTTGAATGCAAAATAGGTGGAGGGATGCCAATTGTTAGTTTAAAGTCTCCCATGTAGACTATATACCcctgaataaaataataaatatgttagtgtgtaaata is part of the Impatiens glandulifera chromosome 1, dImpGla2.1, whole genome shotgun sequence genome and encodes:
- the LOC124919240 gene encoding cucumisin-like, with amino-acid sequence MKEVVSVFPNRKNYMLTTRSWDFIKFPQTIKREKTVESNIIVGIIDSGIWPESKSFSAAGFGSPPTKWKGSCRGLTNFTCNNKIIGARYYNKNGHFSTKDVLSPRDTDGHGTHMASIIAGNIDNSASFFGLGSGTARGGVPSSRIAVYKVCWSSGCDDVDVIAAFADAVKDGVDIISISMGDENSRNYFMDALSIGSFKAMRHGILTLVPAGNRGPKPWSVMNVFPWAITVAASTIDRNYFTNLHMGNGAVVTGVSINMFNQTRVYPMVYGADVPNKRMNASREAAGMCRKNSLDTTLVKGKIVICEEYNLGVEALSVGATGMVIRGPRREDCEAYVLPTTYITGNGDIQARNYFMSSSNPTASILKSNKGFDSSTPYIGSFSSRGPNPISDHILKPDLCAPGVQILAAWTPVNAPTREEVDKRRSSYNILFGTSIACAHVAAAAAYVKSFHPSWSPAAIRSALMTTTFKMSETATPDAEFAYGAGLINPASAINPGLVYDTKIVEYVQFLCGQGYTKEQLRLVTGDYYTSCTDYGSIDSLNLNIPSFAIRVYPSARFNVNMTRKVTNVGSSFVYKAMISAPPSLKIRVVPETLTFSSVGQTLPFTMFVEGIIDGVSLVSASLSWIGPRNIVRSPIVVFYKQQP